ATTCTTACGTTTTGGCCTGGTTATGTTAATTGACTTCGCTACAGGAATTCTGCCAATAGTGTTTACCTCTTGTTACGCACCGGCAAGCTAATCCGAATGATGAGGTGATTATTGTGTCTGCTTCTCACCTAACCAAACATGCGCTGGCTCACTCGCTCAAATCACTGATGGAGCATACTCCACTGTATAAGATTACGGTCAAACATCTGGTAGATCATTGCGGATTGAATCGGCAAACCTTTTATTATCATTTTCAGGATCTTTACGCGCTGCTTGGGTGGATCTATCAGACTGAGGCGGTGGAGAGCCTTACGGAATACCGAAGCTACAGCACATGGACGGACGGATTCTATAAAATCTTTTGTTACATCGAGAACAATAAATCATTCTGCTGCAATACACTCGACTCGCTCGGGCGCACCCACTTGGATACATACCTCTATGAAGTAACCCATGATCTGATCATGGGTGTTATTGATGAGCTGGCCTGTGGGATAAGGGTCCGCAGTGAAGATAAAGAGTTCGTCGCCAACTTCTATACCCTGGCCTTCACGGGGCTGATCATTCAATGGATGAGGGGCAATATGCAAGAACCTCCAAAACAGATTATTGAAAAGCTCAGTGAGCTGATCGAAGGCAATGTCCTGAGAGCACTGCACAGGTATGAGAATAAGCTGCCATCCTCTTAAGGACGAGCGGCTTTTTTTCATACATTTGATCTAAGCATAATCTTTAGACACTTTTTCAAAAGTGACCAAAAATTGGACACTCCCGTTCTTTTGATCATACCTTACGTGACCTTCAAGGTTTACATTAGGGATGTGATTACAGTACCTTTTGGAGGCGAATGATCGTGAAGAAAGAACACGGTAATAAACAGGTCTATTTTGTAGGCGGCGGTATTGCATCTTTGGCGGGTGCAGCTTATCTGGTCAGAGATTGTGGCTTTCCCGGAGAACATATTTACATTATCGAAGAAATGCCGATTCTCGGCGGCAGTAATGATGGCGCTGGTAATCCCGATCAAGGATATATCATCCGTGGCGGGCGAATGCTCAATGATGAGGCCTATGAGAATCTCTGGGAGTTGCTGGCTTCCATCCCTTCCATCGACCGTCCGGGCATATCTGTGCGACAGGAAATTACTGAATTTGACGATGCCAATCCCACACATTCCAATGCGCGGCTCATCAACCGTGACGGCAAGGTCGAAGATGTGCTCTCCATGGGTTTTGATATGGCCGATCGTCTGGCGATGGGCAAGCTGATTATTACTCCTGAAGACACGCTGGGTAAACTGCGAATCAACGACTGGTTTGGTCCTCACTTTTTCCAAACGAACTTCTGGTATATGTGGGCGACCACCTTTGCCTTCCAACCTTGGCACAGCGCCGTGGAATTCAAAAGATACATGCTTCGCTTTTTTCACGAATTTCCGAGAATTCAGACGCTGGAAGGTGTTACCCGCACACCGTTCAACCAGTATGACTCGATCATCCTGCCACTGCATAAATATTTGGAACCGTTTGGCGTAGATTTCACGCTGAAATGCACGGTTACTGATCTAGATTTCAAAGACGACGACGGCATTACGGTAAGTCGGATGCATGTGCTCAGGGGAGGTGAAGAGGAAGTCATTGACATCCTCGAAGGTGATCTCGTCATTGTAACAAATGGTTCGATGACCGAAGGGGCTGATATCGGCTCCATGACTTCCGCACCGAAACTGAACGGCAAGGGCAGCTCATGGAAGCTGTGGGAGAACATTGCCGCCAAGAAACCGATGCTGGGTAATCCTTCTTCATTTAATGATCATGTACAGGAGTCCAAATGGGAGTCGTTTACGGTCACCTTCCAGGATTCGGTCTTCTTCGATCTGATGGAGAAATTCACACGTAACCGGGCAGGCACCGGCGCTCTGGTTACGTTCAAGGATTCCAGTTGGTTTATGTCTGTCGTTCTGGCTTTCCAGCCGCATTTCCGCGGTCAGCCCGAGCATGTCAAGGTGTTCTGGGGTTACGGATTGTATCCGGATAATGTTGGCGACTACGTGAAGAAAAAAATGTGTGATTGTACCGGGGAAGAGATCATGCGGGAGTTGATCGGCCATCTTCATTTCCAGGAACATCAAGAGGAGATCATGGCTACCGCCAACTGTATTCCTTGCATGATGCCTTACATTACAGCCCAATTCATGCCTAGACTGAACAGCGACAGACCGAAAGTTGTGCCTGAAGGTTCCACCAACCTGGCCTTTATTAGCCAATTCTGTGAGATTCCCGATGACGTGGTATTCACCGAAGAATATTCGGTCCGCGCAGCACGGATCGCCGTCTACACTCTTCTCGGAGAGAACCGTCCGATTGAGCCGATCAACCAGTACCAGTATGATGTTCGGACGCTGTTCAGCAGTTTTGTGACTTCGTTTAGATAACTGTTTATATCGAGGATTCAAACATAAGGCGAATGAAGGAATGGTTGGATGAGTTACTAAATGAATTACTACATGAGTTACTAGAGGAGTTACTAGAGGAGTTACTAGAGGAGTGAGCTACAGAAGCTTGTATTCCCGTGAACGAGTCAATGAGTGAATCTTGGGTGAATATGGTTGTTACTGAACTGAAGAGTCGATTTATAAGACAAAAAGAGATTTCCGTCAGTGATGACAGAAATCTCTATTTCGTTGAGTATGAAGCCACACACATAATCTCCATCAAGATTACCAACTGCCGCCTAAAGAACCTCACAATCCTTATTACTCGAAATTTCGCAGGTTTGAAAATCTAACGAATCGTAGCCGCCTTATTTTGAGTATAAGCATAGTTTTGTAACGTAATACCGCACATTTTCGTTACATAGCGTGTCTATGATTCGTTACATTTTGTATGACAGCAAAATCTTTGAAATAAGGCTTCGCAGGTTCATTAGAACTGAGCGGGCTTCGGAAAAAACTACTTAGGAGAGCCACTTACATTAACACTCTTCCTACTCACGCTGCTTATTACAGCCTACATATCACACTTCGCTTATGTGCGGAAAGTCGTAAATTTCAGCATGTGCACAAGCTTGGATAAGTGTGCGATTTCCTGCTGGACGCCAGACGTATCTGTCCCCGCCATGGCCTGATTCGCCCGCAGTGTTCTACGCGTGTTCATCATACCTTCAATCAGTTTCATGACCGTGTTGCGTCCACGATGATCAACAATCATATACTTTTTGCGTGCGTCCAGTTCTACCCACACGATGTTGCTGAATGATGTGAACAGATGCTTACGGTACTGCTCCATATCGGTTTCATTGTAATGCTCGCCATAAAAGGCATAGTATCCGTGTATGTGCAACTTCTCCGCCAACACTGTGATGAACGGATCATGTTCGAGCATAGCGTTACGTTCCATGTTTCACGCCTCCGTTATGCGTGATCCGCAGATCCCGTCTTTTTGAGATCTATTTTAACATATTGCGCAAGGTGTTGCCTCTCTTGCCTCTCCGCAAACATTTCCACGCTACAATTTACTCGCCGACCCGTCTGCCCTTTACCCACACACCCTCAATATCCAGCTCCGCATTTAGCAAAACGATATCTGCCTGTTTTCCTTGAGCCAGGGAACCTGTCCGGTGATCAATGCCCAGCAGGCGTGCGGGGGTCAGACTTGCTGCACGTGATGCAGCGTTCAGACTCATGCCCACTTCCTGTACCAGGTAACGGAAACCGCGAATCATCGTCAGTGTGCTTCCGGCCAGTGCGCCGCCGTCCTTCAGTCTGGCCTCGCCATGCTTCACGATGACGGGCAGGTCGCCGATCTTGTATTCCCCGTCATCCAATCCCGCAGCAGACATGGCATCTGTGATCAACACGAGTTGATCGTTATGTTGCTTCAATTGAGCGAGGATCGAGATCGCCGCAGGGTGTACGTGAATACCATCGGCAATCACCTCAGCACTGATGCGTGGATCACTCAGCACGGCTCCGGCAGCTCCCGGTAGCCGGTGATGCAGCGGTGTCATCGCATTAAACGTATGCACCGCATGATGAAGTCCGGCTTCCACTGCACGCTCGACCTCTTCATAGGTCGCATCCGTGTGGCCGAGTGCCGCTGTAATCCGCTGTTCACGCAGCCACGAGATGACTTCCAGTGCACCTTCACGTTCCGGTGCCAACGTAACTTGACGGATCAGGCCGGGATATTGTTTCTCCCATGCTTCGAGCCAGGATACATCAGGCAGAATGATATGTTCCGGATTTTGCGCACCAGGCCATTTCGGACTGAAAAACGGACCTTCCAGGTGTACACCCTCAAGCTGTGCATATGGCATTTCGCCTGAACGGTAGCGGTCTACTTCAGCAAGTACGCTGTCCAGTCGCTCTTTCGGAGCGGTCATGGAAGTCGCAAGCATTGCTGTTGTTCCCTGCGTACTATGAAAAGAAGTGATCTTGTCCAGCACCTCCGGGCTTGCATCCATAAAGTCTTCTCCGTTCCCACCATGCACATGGATATCAATGAATCCAGGCACAATTAGGCCGCGTTCCGGTACAGACAGCGGCAAAGCTTCTCGCCGAATCTGTTCGGGCAGACCTTCTGGTACTCCAGCATAAAGGATTTTTCCATTCCTCCAGGCTAATACACCGTCTTCCAATATCTCATTGGGAAGGAGCAGCTTGCCACGCAGAAGAGAAATATTTTCATCACGCTGGCTCCCAGGTTCACGACTATTCGCTCCGGTCATCTCACCAGCCTCCCTGCCGCACGGTCCAGCAATACCACCACATTTGGATGACATTGCAAAAGCGATGCAGGACATGCCGTTGTGATTGGGCCCATAAAAGCTTCGCGAATAATCTCGGCTTTTTCCTCGCCACGGGCAATAAGTAGAATCTGTTTGGCTTTCAAAATGGTACCGACACCCATCGTAATCGCCTGAGCCGGAACCTCATCGATGCTGTCGAAGAAACGTGCATTTGCCTTACGCGTCTCGTCTTTCAGATCCACAACATGCGTTCGTCCTGTAAGTTCGGTTCCAGGTTCATTGAAGCCAATATGACCATTATGTCCAATGCCCAGCAGTTGCAGATCCACGGGTCCACGATCATCCAACCGCTGTTCATAAGACTTACATTCCTGTTCCAGATCGGCAGCCTGACCATCAGGCACATGCGTTCTTGAAAGATCCATATCAATATGATGGAATAATTGTTCGTTCATGAAACTGCGGTAACTTTCGCGATGCTCTGTTGGAAGTCCGACATACTCATCCAGATTGAATGAAGAAGCCTTCGAGAAGCTGACTAGTCCCTTCTGGTACAACGTAATAAGCTGTTTATATATGCCTACAGGCGAACTTCCCGTTGCAAGTCCGAGGACTGCACGTGGTTTGGTCTGCAATAAACTGGCGATGAGGCCTGCACCCGTGGCATTCAAATCTTCTTCATTTTCAAAAATACGTATATTCATCTGTTTAAGCACCTCCGTTGTGTTGTACGCGATAGGACTGCACGTTGTGATAGGATTGTTCCAATCTGGGGATGAAACTGTCGAAGTCGGCACTTACCATGCCTGTGAACAAAATATCGACCACATGCAGCAGTGCAATACGTGAAGCCATATCTCCACGCCTCATGCCTTCTTCCAGAGAAGAGGTGAACAGTGGGATATCGGATACCGTTGCGAGTGTATTACTTCCATAGGAAGTCAGTGAAATCGTGGAAGCTCCGGCTTGTTTGGCACAATGCAGCGCATCAATGGTCTCGGGTGTTTCGCCTGAATAGGATACGGCCATTGCCACATCTCCCTCAGCGAGCGAAGATGCGGATGTGATCTGCATGTGTGAATCTGAGAAAGCCGTACAGCTTTTGCCAATCCGCACCAATTTCTGATAGAAATCCTGTGTAACAATGGACGAGGTCGCCACACCGTACAGATCAATACGGCGAGCCTCGCACAATAATTGCACCGCCTGCTCCAATCTGCCCAAATCCAGCAAACGGGTAGTATCAGCAATAGACGCGAGGTGGTTGGCTTCGATAGCTTCAACAATTTTGGAAAGTGAATTGCCCGCTACAATATCCTGATATGCCGTTTCATCAGATGCGTGGGACAATTCTGCGGCGAGCTTCATTTTGAAATCGGGGAAGCCTTTGAAATGAAACGACTTGCAAAAGCGGGTCACCGTCGCCGCACTTGTGCCACTCTGCTCTGCCAGATGACTAATCGTCCAGCCGGGAATGTCTGATGGAGATTGCATAATGACTTCAGCAATACGTCGCTCCTGAGACGGAAGGTTATTCAGTTCTTGCTGCAACGCACGTAATATGGCTGCCATAAGGACCTCACTTTTATGAAAATCATTTTTATATATTTTAATATAAATAAGAAAATCATTTTTATAACTTCATTCTAATCAAGACGATCCTGCAAATCAAGAGCAATTTCTCACGACTTTCGCAATGATACTGAACGTGTATAGTACTCACCTGCTTGATACACATAGTGAGTAACCTTTATATTGAGAATTGAGATATGATCGTATTAAAAAAAGGAGCCATTCAATGAATCGAAGACAACGGAAAAAATTTATTCCTTCCATCTGGATTATTGCTACCAAACAAACTGAAGGACACGCCTATTATGCCCTCTATGCCATCGACTGGAGACGCGGAGGTAGGCTCAGTTGGGAAGGCTGGAATCACTTTGAAGACCTGCTGCAATTTCATATTCCGATCAAACGAAAAGCTGGAGGACGGAAATCTTCTTCTCAATCTGCGGCCAAAATAGCAAAAAAAGCGCTCCATCTTCATCTGAATGAAGCACAGTTCGAGGAACTGGAGCGGCTCTTTTATCAGCCATTTTCGAAGAAAAGATGGAGGACGTTTATTCGAATGAATAGGAATCAATACGTGATAAAGTGAAATGAATTCACTTGTTTCATTTTTTCACGCTAAAACAAAAAAGCCTTTTCCCTTCTTTGGATAAAGAAATAGGAAAGACTTTCGCGGTATTAAAATTCAATTCGTTTTCATTCAATTTCCATTCAACTCAAATCTCAACTCAAGTTAACTCGTTCTAATTCATGTCATCATATCGTTTTAGGAACGTGCTGACTAACCCGGGTACAGTCATTTGGTGAACCGATTGATTCTCAATCTCCTCGGCCAGATCGTCATCTGTGAGAGAAACGAAGAATGTAATGTCTGCTTTGGTTTGTCCATATCGAGCAAAAACATCATCTGTTGTCTCATTCACAACTTTGGCGATGATTCGAATGATCTCATCCTTATACTCCTGAACTTCCTCTGTTGCATACAACAATCGGCTGATATGGTTAAAGTGCGTATCCTCGCCATACTGATATTCGGAGCAGCCCCATCTGTAATAGATCTCGTCCTCCTCACTGTCGCATAGCCCTTGCTCTTTCATTCTCGAAATGTGCGCTGCCAGGGATTCCTCGGTATTCACCGCCATAAACAGCGTTACCCAATCACTGTCCGTTCCAAATGCACAAGCATATACTTTCTCATGCTGCACCTTAGCCAGCGTCTGTTCCAGATCGGGTAGAAACCCCGCTCTAAATTGTTTTTCAAATTCACTTAAGAAACGGTCCATTCAGCTCATCCTCTCATGTTTTATATAAGAATACCGAATCGTTACACTTGCCACTTCGATGACAGAATAACCTTCTGATCGCTGTTATCCATAGATTTCTTGAATCACTTTTATATAAGTGGAAATCTGCGGATAAAGGCGAACGCTCCGCTTCTTCAGGTCATTTCTGCCCTCTCCGTTCTAGTGTAAATATGTAGTTTAACTTATATAGATGTAGTACAAAAAAAATCCCAAACCCAATTTGTCCAAACCATTGTTTCACTTTCAAGCCTTACCTACAATCTCATCTGCTTGATATATGTAATCATTATGGTCTACTAAAACAATGAAAACAAGCGATGCTACGTTTCGGATATTCCCTCAATTTATTGTTAGTTCCCTCAATCCATGGTCCATACCAGCAAAAAAGCCTTGCCCCATTCTTCATGACAAAGAATAGAGAAAGGCTTTCATGCTGCTACTTAATCCTAACTGTAATTCGCAACTAGATCTTCAGTTCTCCAAGCTTAATCAGCTCGACAACTGCCTGCGAACGACCCTTAACATTGAGTTTCTGCATCACATTCGAAATATGGTTACGCACCGTTTTCTCGCTGATGAATAACTGCCCTGCGATGTCACGCGTTGTTTTGTCTTGAACCAGTAATTCGAATACTTCGCGTTCACGGTGGGTTAACAAAAATTTGCTTTTATGATCGATACCCTTCAATGTTCACCCCTCCTTGCTCGGGTTGTGTTGGTGTAACAAGGTTAAGGGGATACAGTCAACTCATCTTATGTCAGATCAAGGGCGTTGGTTCAGTTTTATAAGAAAAATGGGCAGGAATTATGTGTTTTATTGTCCCAAAAGAACCTATGTAGTGGCATATGTAATCAAACATTTGAAGATTATCGATCATTAAAACAAACATGCCTCTGCAGCTGATGTTACCATCCCCGCAAAGGCATACTTGTCCATGTCAAAAAAACTACCGATTCATTCGGTTCATGACCCCACCGTCGTGATTACGGTTCATCAGGCCATCGTCAAGGATGCCATCGCGGTGATTCATACCTGCTCCGTTGGTTGGGAAGATACGCTCCACCATCGATTGGAACGTATTGATCATGCCACTAACGGGCTTACCATTACGAATATCTGTGGCATAGTTCTCGACATGCTGCACAAATTCCGGATTGGCTGATACATATACATTCTCGATGTTCGGTGCAAACTGCTTGATTTTGGCTGAAATCTTGCCTTTAATCTCAGCTGATGTGTTATCATCCGTGCTATCTACACGTTGTCCTTCACTTTTCATACCATAATGCCCATCGTCCGTCCCACGTGCTTTGCCGCCATTTGTCAGACCACGCATCATGCCAATTGTACCTGTGCCCATGGTTCCATAGATGCTACGGTCATTCCCCATATGGCTGCGATCCGTTGCTGAATTCGTGTTCAGCCCTGGAGCAATTCCGCTAGTGCTGTACGGAGACATTGTTCCCGTACCGCCATTCACACGCATACCACCCATATCGTGATTCATGTTGCCCCCACGCATGGTATCACTGGCATGATTACGCATCGTTCCATCCAGCATGCTTGTACGACCGTTGGACTTGCTTTCCAACTTGCCTGCATGACCATCTGCCAAACGAACCGCGACATACGCATTACGATCCGTTAACATGACACGGGCGGATTTAACTTCCTTCATCTCCGTGATGCGCTTTGCCAACTCTTCACTGGATTTCAGGTCAGTAACATTATGCATGCGATAACTTTTCGCACGGATGCCATCCATGCCATTCGTTTCCACACCATAACGGTTAATGCCGCTCGCTTGCTGACGAACGCTTTGCGTATGCAGATTGTTGGTATCCCGATTCGTGCCACATCCTGTCAAACCGGCCATTACAAAGATTGCAGTAGACAATGATAACGTAATAGCTGTTGCCTTTTTGACTGCTGGCATGTACTCATCCTCCAATGTATGTTGGTTTTGGTCACAAAGATAGGATGCGCTTCTGTGCGTACCGATATGCTGAAAGGATATGGTACCTTTCCCTGTAGATTTGGGTCTTCGGGTTTTGGTCTTTGCTAATTGGTCTGTGGGTTTTGATCTGTGCAGGAAGGTCTTCGCTATAAAATAAAAAAACAGTACCGCGTGTTCGCAGCACTGTCTACATGTAACTTAAATTTTATTTCAAGTCATTTATTAACTCTTATCTTTTGCGCCACTCATTTTCCTTCTGTTGATGCTTTAATTGTATCCGGGAATTTCTCGGCTTCCATTAAACTCGTCGTCTCCATGGCATATGCCCATTGACCATCCGGCGTAATGACCCAGATCTGATCCGGTTCAGATGGTACGGTAAGTCCCCGATATACATCTCTAACTTGTTGCCCATTAACCATCTGTTCAACAGACAGGGTGAATCGTGGAACAGTACCTTTCAGCTCGGAAGCTTTGCGCACATCATCTGCTGTTGACAGGTTTTTGATTTTACCGATAAGAGATACGGCGTCTGTGGCTTCAATCGTTTTTCCATTCAGTGTCCAGGTCTGCTCAGCAGCACCGTTCTCCGATGTTGATGTTAACATCCAGGTAGCTGCTTCACCTTCCCACTCCAGAGATCCAACATTTGTCTCATCCATGTTGAAAGGTGTAGTATCCAACAGATCACGACGAGACAAAGCTATGTTGGTAATTGCCTCAGTCTGTACGGCAACTACGGGACCCTCATCTACGCGCACATATCGTGCGTCATCTGCTGGAAGCTGGCCACCAATAGCCAGTTTGATCTCCCGATTGTCTTTGAGTTTGATATCCATACGTGTAGCATTTGTTCCTAATCCGTACTTATTCAGATCTGTCGGCGCTTCTTCCACCACCAGTTCCTGGTTCGCACCACTCATAGCATCTAACCAACTGCTAACACTATAACCGTTCAGAGGATAGGCTTTTGGCTCAACCATCTGCCATACGCCATTTTCAAGCGTCAAAGTCGAAGATGCTGCTGCACCAGATGTTTCTGCGGTTGTGTCATGTATTGTGATGGATTGAATATCTTCGGATTGAATACCGAGCAACTTGGCTTGCACCTCTTCTTCTTCCCGAAAATAATTTTGACTGGCCGCGTACACCCAGCCCACAATGAGTACAATGACCACTAGAATCGTTGGAAACCATTTTCTCATACCTGTCTGCGCCTCCACCATAAGAGTACACCGATGATCACAAAGATGAGCGGGAACGCTACAATAGCCACGAAGAAAATCGTTCTGGCCTGTTCGCCATTCAGGTATGCGGTCTCATAGCCAGCTTGTACCCGTGGGCGAATCGTCAATCCATTTTCTTTCTCACTCAAATAATTCACGGTATTCAAAATAAAGTCCCTATTCCCGCCATTCGCAATTTCCGAATCCTGCATGAAAATGGACGAGCCCAGAATAACCGCCTTCGGCTTGCCATCCGTCGTATCGGCTGCATACCCTAATTCCACTGGCCCCTGAATGTCCTCTTCAGCATCATTGGTTGTTTCATTTTGTAATAAGCCGTCGATATTTGTCTCTCCATAACTGTCATTCGAAGAATGAATTAACGGTGAGAGGGTATATTTATCCTGTTCTTTGCTGGTCAACGCAATCGACAGCGACAACATCGGGTACAATTGGCTCGCTGCGAGTTTGTCAGTGATTGCATGTGTACCATACTCCGGCACCACCCATAGTGGTCCCATCGTACTGGCTTGTTGATTATCCACCATGACCGCATGCTCGTCAACGACGCCATAGTCTGCCATGAGGGCATCGATGTTTTTCCAACTGGATTTCATATCTTCTACGAATCCGAGGGATAATAACAGCTTGCCTCCATTACTCAGATAGGTGCGAATGGCCTTCATTTCTGCATCACTAAGATCACGTTGTGGACCTATAATGGCAAGCACATCTGCATCTTCGGGAACCTTCCCGGCCTGATTCAGCTGCAACTCTTCCGTCTGCACATTATTTTGTTCCAAGGAAGATTTCAGCGTAGTCATCTGATCGAGACTCAGTTCTTCATGTCCGGTCAGAAAGACCATTTTATGCATCTCAGTGGATGACATATTCATGAGCGCCTGTGTCAGCTTTTCCTCACCTGTGAACTGATAGGATCCGTCACTGCCGTCACCTGTCGCGGTGAACAAACTGGCGATATCAATCACTTTGTGTTGATCTCCCTGCTCCAGCACAATGGAGCTACCTGTTATGCCGTATTTGGATGCAAGTGCAGGTTCCTGCGTCAGATTATACTGTTTTAATTTCAGCTTACTGTTACGTTTCGTATATTCCTCCACCATATCCGTGACTTCACGGTTCAGCACGGTGTTGTTGGCATTTTCGACGGTTAACACCAGAATGTTGACGTCATCCTTCACATCTTTGATTGCAGTTAGGGACTGGTCAGACAACGTGTATTGTTTGTTCGAGGTCAGATCGAGCTGGAAGCCGCCAAGTGAATTCAGGAACAGTGTTAGCAAAATAAAGATGCCAATCACCGCTACAGACAGCACGGTACTGTTGGTATGACTTAACCATTTTTTCATCTTCTCACCTCCACCGCTTCCGTTCCACAATTTGAATGCTTAACAGCAGAAACACACCTGAAAGTGTGACATAGTACAATATATCCGGTCCGCTAAGCACGCCTTTCATGAAGCTGTCAAACCGGTTAGTCAGGGCAAACGGATCGAGCCAATGCTGCAAAGCAGATCCTGTATTACCTGCGAATGAATCAAGCATCCACAAAACGAGCAAAATAATAAAACCCGCCACTGCAGACACCATCTGATGCTGGGATAACGTGGAAGCGAACAGTCCAATCGCCATCATGCTTCCGCCCAGGAAGAATAGACCCAGCGCAGACATCCATACCGTCGTCATATCCAATGTTCCATAGAACGACATGATAAAAGGGTACACCAGACTGCACAGGATGAGCACGACCAGAATGGCCAGAGAAGCAAGGTATTTGCCAAAAATAATTTCTGTTATACGCGCCGGAGAAGTCAGCAACAATTCATCCGTTCCTTGTCTGAATTCCTCCGCAACAAGCCGCATCGTTAATAAGGGCACGACAAACAGCAGCATGGATAACGTATCTCCCAGCACGAGTCGATAATCGACAATACTCGGCTGGTAATATACGAAACTGGAGTAGAACAGCAAACTGGTCATCAGTACATATACGGCAAAAGCAAAATAGGACGTCGGAGATAGAAAATAAGCTTGCAGCTCTTTGTTGCATATCGCTATCATTCGTCTCATTTGGAGTCCTCCCCTTTGCTGGAATGGGGCGAAGCATCCGTTAATGTACTCGGTGTTGGACTCGTTGTTGTACTCGGTGATGTTCCCGATATACTCGACGATTCGTTGTCCGAAGCTACATCCTCCTGATGCATCTCTGCGTCAGCAACCTTATCCACATCTGCCGAATACGCGTCTGTATCTGTTGTTGTCTCGGTTGTAGTCAGCTTCAAGAAAATCTGCTCCAGACTGAGATTCTCCTTCTTCATCTCCAGTATCGGTAATCCTGCACCGGACAAAAGGTAGAATAGCTCCTC
The window above is part of the Paenibacillus sp. 1781tsa1 genome. Proteins encoded here:
- a CDS encoding DUF4340 domain-containing protein; amino-acid sequence: MRKWFPTILVVIVLIVGWVYAASQNYFREEEEVQAKLLGIQSEDIQSITIHDTTAETSGAAASSTLTLENGVWQMVEPKAYPLNGYSVSSWLDAMSGANQELVVEEAPTDLNKYGLGTNATRMDIKLKDNREIKLAIGGQLPADDARYVRVDEGPVVAVQTEAITNIALSRRDLLDTTPFNMDETNVGSLEWEGEAATWMLTSTSENGAAEQTWTLNGKTIEATDAVSLIGKIKNLSTADDVRKASELKGTVPRFTLSVEQMVNGQQVRDVYRGLTVPSEPDQIWVITPDGQWAYAMETTSLMEAEKFPDTIKASTEGK
- a CDS encoding GldG family protein → MKKWLSHTNSTVLSVAVIGIFILLTLFLNSLGGFQLDLTSNKQYTLSDQSLTAIKDVKDDVNILVLTVENANNTVLNREVTDMVEEYTKRNSKLKLKQYNLTQEPALASKYGITGSSIVLEQGDQHKVIDIASLFTATGDGSDGSYQFTGEEKLTQALMNMSSTEMHKMVFLTGHEELSLDQMTTLKSSLEQNNVQTEELQLNQAGKVPEDADVLAIIGPQRDLSDAEMKAIRTYLSNGGKLLLSLGFVEDMKSSWKNIDALMADYGVVDEHAVMVDNQQASTMGPLWVVPEYGTHAITDKLAASQLYPMLSLSIALTSKEQDKYTLSPLIHSSNDSYGETNIDGLLQNETTNDAEEDIQGPVELGYAADTTDGKPKAVILGSSIFMQDSEIANGGNRDFILNTVNYLSEKENGLTIRPRVQAGYETAYLNGEQARTIFFVAIVAFPLIFVIIGVLLWWRRRQV
- a CDS encoding ABC transporter permease subunit produces the protein MRRMIAICNKELQAYFLSPTSYFAFAVYVLMTSLLFYSSFVYYQPSIVDYRLVLGDTLSMLLFVVPLLTMRLVAEEFRQGTDELLLTSPARITEIIFGKYLASLAILVVLILCSLVYPFIMSFYGTLDMTTVWMSALGLFFLGGSMMAIGLFASTLSQHQMVSAVAGFIILLVLWMLDSFAGNTGSALQHWLDPFALTNRFDSFMKGVLSGPDILYYVTLSGVFLLLSIQIVERKRWR